The Cloacibacterium sp. TD35 region AACTAAGGGGATTAACCAAATCTGAGCTGATAATCTAGACCACCAGCTGGCAGGATTAATCATTATACTTAACAAAAAAGCCAGTAAAACAAAAACTATTATTTTCTTCTCTAATTTATTTGTTTTTAGAAACAGAAATGATGCAAGTAAAAGTGTTATTACTAAAACTCCACTAAATAAAAAACCAAAGCCTCCTAATCTGGTATCAAAATTAATAAACAATTCATCTTTACTAAATGTAAAAGGGATTTTTAGTGTATCCGGAAATGTTGCATTTTTAAAATCATTATTTGTTTTGGAAAATAGAGAAATAGCAGTTCTTTCAACTCTATTCTTATTCAATAGGAGTTTTGGGATATTTTGATTAATGATGTCTATTTTTTTATCTCCCGCAAATGGATGCAAAACATTATTCCCACTTAGGATATTCGTCATAAAAGGGTTTACATTACAGAAAAAACTCAAGACTAAAATGTAAAAAAATGGAGCTATCATTATTTTTTTTTGGTCAATGAAATGGTAAATAACTGCTATGATTACAAATACCATGAAGATTGGTATAGAAGAAAATTTTAATGAACAAAAAGTCACTGAACTTAAAACAAAAATGATTAGATACGGTAATTTCTTATTCGAAAAATAGGTAAGAAGAGATGCTAAAGAAACGAGTAAGGTAAGATACCAATTGCCATCTATGTAATAAGTAAAAACTTGTGTAAAGACTACAGGATTAAAAACCGCAACAAAACAAAGAAAGAAGCGATAGCTCTTTTTCAATTTTAGTGTATCTAAAAAAGACCAAAACACAAAAAATGCAATATAAACTAAGATGATATTCAGCAGTTTGCCCGCTTCTATTTTATTGGTAATCAAATAGATATTTGCTTGAATAATTTCATTTCCCTTTTGGTATAGATTTATCCAAACTCTGTATGAATTACTCTCTTCTAGAATAGGATTCCAACCATTTTTTAATAGATAAACAGCTTCTTGATGATACCCCTGTCCGTCCCAAGACGTATCAAAATAGTGAATCGCAGCAAAATAGCTTATTAATACGATAAATACCGACAAAAACATTGCTGCAAAAATCTCCAAGGTGTTTTTCAGTGTATACCTAAGAATAAACACACTGATTATAAAAGCAATAACAGTATTCCAAACATTTAAATCAAACCCTAATAAAAAAACTACATTAGAAACTACCAATGTTATTGAGAAAAAACTCAGTAAGAACAAAGAGGAATTAACAAATATTTTTTCTAGCATCTTTCAATAAAACTACAATATTATAAAACTAATTCTTCAAAAAGATTTTAAACAAACCTAATTTCCTTAAAGCCTTAAAGATAAAAGATTTATTGTATCCATCAATTTCTTTTTGCAGTGCAACCTCTCTTCTGCTTAGTAGGGCTTTCTCTGTAAAAAGATGTTCAATATTTACATTTCTTCTTTTTGCTGCATCAATAATGGTTACCCAAAACCAAAAATAAGCTTTGTCTTCATTTTGATTGGTAGAAATGCCATTATTATGAATTCTATATTTGTAAAATGATTTATCTAGCAAAATAGCAGGTCCAACTTCGTATAGAATAAATAACAAATCTCTATCTACGGCTCTTTGTAAATAACTGTTTATACCTTCAGTTTTGCTATAAAATTCTTTTTTAAATGAAAGGAAAGCAGAAACATTCCCTTCAAAGTCAAAAAAATAAGCATCTGAGTTTTCAATTATTTTAGATTTTCTTTCGTATTGAATATTCAAATATAGATCACAGAAGTATAGATTAGAGTATATTAAAGAAGCTTCTGGATGTTTCTCATGTTCGGCAACCATTAGTTCTAACGCTTCACTTGTAATGGCATCATCTGGGTCTAGGAATGCACAAAGCTCACCCGTTGCTAGTTCTGCACATTTTCTTTTGGTAAATCCGCAACCTTTGTTTTCTGGGTTTTCATATACTTTAAAACGAGTATCTTCTCCTATGATTTTTTTAATTATAGCAACGGAGTTATCGGTAGAAGCATCGTCTACTATAATAACTTCCCAATGGGAGTAGGTTTGCGCCATAATGCTGTTATAACAATCTTGGAAAAATTTGCCGTTATTATAATTGGCGATAAGTATTGAAAAAAGAGGATTTCCCATTTTTAAATTATTTTTGAAGCAGAAGAATTCTATAATAAATACTTCTTAAGATTCTTGCTTTATATTTTTTATTTATAAATAAATACAAATACCCTTTTACTAGAGCATAGAAAATATATGAAATTTCTTTGGTTTTTTTTATGTTTTCTAATAATGCCAGATTTTCTACGTAAGTACCATGATTCATGAAAAAGAAGTAATTGTTTTTAAAAAAAACGGCCAACTCTTTTTTATAAGGAGAATGCAGTAGCCTCTCAAAATAATAATTCAGTACCCTTAATCTGTCTCTATGAATATTCCCATTTTCTACATTTTTCTTCGTAGTGTTGTGTTCATGCCATCGCATATAATTAAGCGGTTGTGGCATATAAAGAATTTTACTATTTAGCGCAATCCCTATATATGCGAAACGGTCTCCTGTATTATTATAATAACTGAGTTCTTCTAAATTAATTGCTAAAAGTTGAGATTTTCTAAACAAAACACTACTCGCATTCTCTACTAGCATCTGAGCAACTAAAAATAAAGGTAAATTTTCTTTATCTATGATATTGTTAAAACTCGCCAGTTTTTCCCATCTATTTTCCTTGGCCTTCCAAGTATTATTAATGGTCTCTCCTTTTTCATTTACTGCTTGGCTTTTTGTAAAAACCATTCCAAATGAAGCATCATTTTGCAAAGCACTTAGCGTTTCTTGTAAAAAAAATTCTGAGGCATAATCATCACTTTCTGCAATCCAAATACAATCTCCTTGACACAGTTCTATTCCTTTTATCCATTGTTTAAAAACGCTGCCCGAATTTTGCTGATTGTAAATAATGTGGCTTACTTTAGGGTGTTTTCTGTACAGTTCTATAATTGTTTTGCTCTGATCTGTAGAACAATCATCTAAAATAATCAATTCAAAATCCTGATGCGTTTGATTCAACACAGACTCTATTCTTTGCTTTAGGTATAAAGCATGATTATAGTTGGGGATGATTACGGATACAGAGGGGCTGGGTTGCATATTAATAGACTATTTTTAATTTTTATTTATGCTTAAAAAAGTAATACATATATCCTTTAAAAATGAGAAATTTGTTATACCTAGTAAGTTGATGTGGAAAAAATCTTAAAGTAAAAAAAATGTTTTTCAAATTACAATTATAGTATGAAAAGTATCTTCTCAAAAAGGCATGAAATAATATTGATTCTACTTTTTCATCAAAATTTTCTTGATAACGATGCATAATTTTTTCTCTAATTTGAATGTTATTATCAAACCATAGTTTATTAGAATCACCTTCAGAAAAATGTTCTATCAAAACATCATTTATTACATAATTATGATATCTTGTCGCCACTCTAAGACTAAAATCAGTATCATATCCGTGAAAACCTTTAACTTTCACATCAAATAAGAATTCATTATAAACAAACTTTGTCACAGCCATAAACACTCCATCAACTGCAAATACTTTTGCATAAGGAATTAACATTTGTTTTATAGTTCTTCTAGTTCTTTCTTTGTTATTTTGAATATAATTTTTAAAATTATATATTTCATCAAATATAAACCAACCACATGGAGCTTTAGGCACATAATTAGAACCGGCTAAACCAACAACACCAACATTTTCTTTTTCTAAATGATTTATCAATTTCTGCCCCCATTCTTTTGTATGAAAAATTACATCTTCATGTACAAAAAGAAGATAATCATATTTAGACAATGAAGCTCCCTTGTTGTATGCTTCACATATTCCCATTAGATTAGGATTATCAATTTTTATGATTTCATAAGGAATACCAATAGTCTCAGCTATATTTTTTTCTAAAGCAGAGTAAAATTGAGGATGATATGATGAAATAATAATAGATAACACTAATTAAGAATTTTTATGATTTTAAACAAAAACTTAGTTATTTTATTTTTATGAATGAGATTGAGTAATAAAGTGTAATGTTTTATTTTTTCATTTATTAGTAAGCTATTTTTAATGGCATTAGGTGACTCTGATAAATATTTACTTAGATGCTTTTTATAAATATAATTTTCAGCATTATTTAATACTTCTACATTTTTATTTATATTAACATCCCTTGAATCATCTTTTCTTCTATAATAGAATCCTAAATAATCTAGTTTAATAACTAAACTTGTTTTATTCAAAATTGAAATCCAAAACTCCCAGTCTTCTTTTCCAAATTCCAAGTCATCATCATATCCATTTACTCTTTGCCAATCTGTTTTTTTATAAAATCCTGAACAAAAAATTTGATTATAAAATTTAATTGTTTTGTAATCATAAAAAGATATATCCCAGAACCTTTGAAAAACTCCAAAAAACTCTGCATTACAATATATAATTGTAGGATCCTTAGTAAATTCTTTTTCAGCCAATTCTAAATATAAATTTCCTATCCTATCATCTGCATCTAATGGTAATATCCATTCTCCCTCTGCAATTGCTATTCCTGCATTTCTGGCAGAACTTACACCTCCATTCTCTTTATGCATATATTTAAAACGAGGGTCTTTTTCTAGCCATTTTTTTGCCACTTCTTCTGTATGATCTGGGCTTCCATCATTTACAATAATACACTCCCAATTTTGGTAAGTTTGGTCTAGTACAGATTGTAAACATTCGTCTAAATACTGCGCTTGGTTATAACAAGGAACGATAACAGAAATAAGAGGATTCAACTTGTATTTTTTTTAAAATATTGAAACTATAAAAATGACACCTTATAAAATAAAATTCGTTTAAAGTTACCCTTTTGTTCGAATCACGTTCGAATCACAGTCGAGTCTGCTTCGGAAAACGGGTACTTTTTCCGAACAAAAGTGCACTTTGACTGCACTTTGATTCAAATGAAACCTTAAATAGACTCCCATTTTTATTTTTTTTATATCAGTCTTTTCCACCAAGGTTTCTTATCATGATCTGCGGTGTAAGAATATCCGTAACCGTATTTATAACCGTATCCATATTTATTGCTGTAGGTAAGGTTAAGGTAGCTTACATCATTCAGCACAATAGCCATTTTTCCTTTGGCGTGGTCTTTGGATACCTGATTCGCAAATCCTATCATCTCCTTATCGGTATATTCTGAGCGCATTAAAAATAACAACACATCTGAATATTTGATTAAGTTATAGGTATCTCCTACCATGAGCATAGGCGCTGAGTCTATGACCACATAATCAAAATGCTGCTGTGCATAGTCTAACAAGTCTGCAAATTTTTCACTTTCTAAAAGTTCATTAGGATTGGGAGCAATGGCACCTGAATGGATGAGCTTAAGGTTTGGATTAATGGCAGATTCTGAAATAAATCTCTCAGGCTGTGAAGCGTAATTGCTTAAGAATTCTGAAAGTCCCTCTCCTTTGAGGTGCATAAATCGTTTGAGCTGAGGATTTCGGATGTCTGCTCCTACTAACAATACTTTTTTGCTTTGTGCCAAGGTAAGTGCTGTATTTACTGAAATGGTGGTTTTCCCTTCTCCTTTAATAGAAGAAGAAATGAGGATAACGGGACATTTATTTTCTTTGTTAAAGAAATATTTTACATTAGAATAGAGAATTCTAAAAGATTCTGCAAAAGCTGAGAGGTCGTTCTTACCGATAATGTTTTCTGCCCCTTTCGGTATATTGGGAATTTCTGCTACTACAGGTATGTCTTTTACTGAGTCTAGTATGTCTTCTTTTGTATGAATGTAGGTATCTAATGCATTCTTGACAAAGAAAAATAATAAAGGTAACAATAACCCTAGTGCATAGGCATAGAGCATTATTTTGCTTGCGTTGGGTGATACTACCCCTGTCGTATAAGCAGGGTTAAGGGTTTTCACTTTTGGTGTGGTTACTGCCAAAGCCATAGAAATTTCTTCGTTTTTCTGCAACAAGTAAAGATACAGCGCTTCTTTAATTTTCTGTTGGCGGTCTATATTTTTAAAGAAGTTTTCTTGCTCTGGAAACATAGACATTTCTTGTTTGTATTTAGATATTTTGCCTTGTTGATACCCTAAGTTCGTAGATATTACTTCTTTGGATTTATTCAAACTTTCTCTAATGAGACTTTTGAGCTGAGACAAATCTTTATTGAACTGCACAATCATAGGATTGGCAGGTGTGGCTTGTCTCAGGGTTTTATTTTTTAAGAGGAGCAATTCATTATATTGGGTGATTAAGCCTTCAGCAGCATTAGGTACCCCAATATTGGTAGGAAGCAACTGATCATTGGGAGCATTGACCATTCTGAGTACTGCATTTACCATCTCTAGTTGAGAAGCGAGTTCTAGTGTTTTTTGGGTTCCCTCATCTAAACCTTTGATGCTAGATAGCGCCTGCGTTTCTATATCAAAAATCTGGTTGGATCTTTTATAATTGGTTTTCTTCCCTTCAATGTTAGACAGCTCACTGGTAATGAGTTGCAGCCTTTCATTGATAAAAGCAGCAGAGTTACGAGCTTCTAACTTTTTGTCATTGTCTGCATCTAGATTATATTGCTTTATTAATTCATTGAGAATATCTTCTGACTTTTGTGGGATTTCTCCTCTATAGAAGAGGTCCATGATATTGGTATCTGTATTGAGATTGGTTACCATGATGGCTCCCTCTAAACCAGCCGCAATATTCTTGTAGTTGAAAAAATTTACATTGATATAGTCTTGGTAATTTATCCCTTCAACTTTAGAAATTTTTACTATCCCAAATCCTAAGTCATAAGGAACATCAAAATAATAGGATTTAGGATTCTTGCCTTCTAGATTTGCAAGCAGAAATCGCTTATTGTCTAAGGCTTTAATTTTATATGAAGCCCCTCCGAAATTTTTTTCGTCTTTTAGCGCAATAATCTCCCCTCGAAAAGGGCTTAATTCATATAATTCTATTTTCTTGATTTTGGCTTCTTGAACAAAGGTTACATCTAGATTAAGATGCTTCACCACTTTATTTAAAATGGGTTTAGACTTCATGAGGGCTATTTCATCTGAAATGGGATTTTTGGCGATCCCTCCTGTTCCCATGTTTTGCAAATCATTGAGCCCAATAACGCCTGTACTTTTTTTGGTAGAGTTATTAAAATATACTGATGCTTGGGAGCTGTAGATAGGAGTGGTATATCTCAGGTATATTTTTGCTGCTATGGCAAAAAGAACAAAAGAGAGTACAAACCAATACCAAACCCTTACGTATTTAAAGATTTCTTTTTTAATATTGAGCTTTTTAGTTCTTTGTGGTAGAGAAGATTGTATGGGCTGAAGCGTTTCCATTTTAATTTTTTATAAAATTATATGCCGCAAATAAAAGTCCTAATACTCCAGAATAGGTTAATATTTTACTTAAAATAGGGGTTTTGTTTGCAGCAATCTGTGCATCTCTGTTTGGAAGAGCGTACAAGATATCATTATTTTGGATATAATAATATGGAGAATTAGATAGGTTATAATCTGTAAGGTCTAAGGTAATGGTTTGGTCTTTGCCATCTATATTTCTAATTAATCTTACATTGGTAAGGTCTGAATTTTCATTGGTTCCTCCACCGAGTGCAATAGCTTGTAAAATATTTAATCTTTCATCAGAATAGGTTACCATTCCTTTTTTATTAAACTCTCCTAAGAAAGTTAATTTTTGATTTTGCTGATTGATGATGACAATAGGTTCTACCAAATATTTTTTGAGTCTTTCTTCTAAGTCTGTCTTCAGTTCATCTACTGTGAATCCTGAAACTTTGATTTTCCCTAAAGTAGGAAAGTTAATTTCACCTTCTTTGTCTACTGTATAATTTAAGTTTGCTGAGGAAGAAGTATTTCCTACCTCGGCATTATTAATTTGACTTATTGTATTTAAGTTAAAGGGTTTGATGGCAATTTCATCATAACCTGTAACTTTTATATCTAATACATCTCCTATCATTAACTTATTTCCCTGAAATCTAGCTTGGGTGATTTCGGAATTGTAGTTTATGTCTTTGTCCATGTAAATCATGTCCTTTTTAGGACCGCATGAAATTACAGTTAGTGAAACAAGCAGTATTAAAAATCTTAGAATGTTTTTCACGTGATAATAGGTCATTTATTAGACAAAAATAATATAAATTTATGATAAACAATCATTTTAAAAAGTGAGAGATTGGATAAATTTAGTTTCCCTTGTTGCTTTTGGTGAAAAGATTTATTTCTTGGTGTCACCTTTTATTAAATTAAACTCTATAACACCTTCATTTTATATGCAAAAAGCACAGTAATAAAATACTGTGCTCGATTTAATATGTGATTTATTTAGTTAAAATAATAACTTATTCCTAACCCCATTAATCTGTTCCAGGTTTTATGGTCTTGATAATTAGGGTATACCCCTGATATTCCTTGGTCATATCTTAGATACACCTCTACCTTATCACTTATTACATACCCAAACGCTCCGGAAACTGATAAATTTAGCTTTTTCATGTCATCATCCCTCAGTCCTATGTACCCTGCATCTTCATTGGTAGGGCCTGCTCTATTTTCTGAAACATTATAAGCAAATCTAGGCCCAATCATGAAATAGAAATTCTCAAAATACCCTCTGTACAAGTGGAATTTTCCGTATAGGGCAAATGCTATATAATCATTTCTAAAATACTGTCTTCCTTGTTCGAGAATGGTTTTTTCGCCTTCCATACTGTATTCTATCACGGGGTAAATGTAATAACGAAGTGGTGCGTAGATGCTTCTTTGAAAGGTCTCCAAAGGAATTTCCATGAATAAGCCAACACTTGGCGCAATTCTACCTCTAGAGAAGTCATGAATTCCTTCGATAGACGAAGAATGCACATTTGCAGTCGCTCCCCATTTCACCTCTTGAGCAAAAGAAAATCCTGAAAGCAAAATAGCAAAAACAAAGAATATTTTTTTCATATTTAGCGAAATATAGTACAAAATAACATTTTTCATTTTAGTTGAGTAAAATTATCCGTTAAATAATGCTCTTCCTTCCATTAACTGATGTACTTTTTGTTTTACTTGTTCTAGGGTATTTTCATCTTTAATATTGGTCACCACTTCATTGATTAAATCTGCAATGGTCTCCATGTCTTTTTCTAATAAACCTCTCGTGGTGATGGCGGCGGTTCCTAATCTGATTCCAGAAGTGATGAATGGAGACTTATCGTCATAAGGAACCATATTTTTATTACACGTAATGTCTGCTTTTACTAAAGCTTTTTCGGTTTCTTTACCGTTTACGCCTTTATTTCTAAGGTCTACCAACATCAGGTGATTATCTGTGCCTCCACTAACAATGTCAAAACCTCTGTCTATCATTGCTTGAGACAATGCTCTAGCGTTTGCTACGACTTGTTTGGTATAGGTTTCAAATTTCTGGTCGATGGCTTCTGCATAGGCCACTGCTTTTGCAGCAATTACGTGTTCTAGCGGCCCACCTTGAGTTCCTGGGAATACTGCTCCATCTAATACGGCACTCATCATTTTGGTTTCGCCTTTTGGTGTTTTGTGACCGTAAGTATTTTCGAAATCTTTGCCCATCATGATCATTCCTCCTCTTGGTCCGCGAAGCGTTTTATGCGTAGTAGTGGTTACAACATGGCAATGTTCGAATGGTGAGTTCAATAATCCTTTGGCAACCAAACCTGCAGGATGTGCAATATCTGCCCACAATGTAGCGCCTACCTCATCAGCTATTTCTCTGAATTTGGCATAATCTAAATCTCTAGAATACGCTGAGAAACCTGCAATCAGCATTTTTGGTTTTTCGCGCAATGCTACTTCACGCATTTGGTTATAATCGATAAGACCTGTTTCTTTTTCAACTCCGTAAAATACAGGACGGAAATTAATTCCCGAAAAATTCACATGAGAACCGTGTGTCAAATGACCTCCCATTGATAAATCCATTCCCATAACGGTATCTCCAGGTTTTAACACCGAAAGATAAATGGCAGCATTGGCCTGTGAACCAGAATGCGGCTGTACGTTGGCATATTCTACGCCGAAAAGTTGTTTTGCTCTTTCAATGGCCAGTGTTTCTACTTCGTCTACCACTTCACAACCTCCGTAGTATCTCTTACCTGGGTAGCCTTCTGCATATTTATTCGTTAAGACACTTCCCATGGCTTTCATCACGTTATCAGAAACAAAATTTTCTGATGCAATAAGCTCTATGCCATGCGTTTGTCTCTGTCTTTCTTTTTCAATCAATTCAAAAATGATATCGTTGCTCATATTAGATTTTTTATTTTGCTCAAAAATAAGAAATTATGCAGATATTTGCAGATAACTTTACATTAATAATTATGGGAAAGAAAAAATATAAAAAACAGTTGCTTAAATCTCTGAAATCTTTAGGGAAATCTGAACATCTTCTGTTGGAAAGCATGACCAATTTGATGCTTCTAGGAGAACTGAAGAAAAACAATATTGAGTTTAAAGATGGAGATACCTTTACTTTTAAAGACAATATTTTTGATTACAGCGAAGACAAAAACATCAGAAAAATGGCAAAACTTCGTCATAAAATGATGAAAACCATGAATAAACTGGTGGAGAAAAATAATTTTAAGGATAAGGAAATTAAGTTCTTATCGTAAAAATAAAAAAGCAATCTTCAATGGAGATTGCTTTTTATTTTATTAAAAAATTAAAGAATTTAAAAATTAAAAGATTTATCATCCTCAACGTATTCTTTTATTAAAACAAAGTCTTAGTTTCAGCCATTACAGGAACATGAATCTCTGTTCCGAATGCTTCGTTAATTTTCTCAATGAAATAAGCTGACAACAACGGAGAAGCCAATTCTA contains the following coding sequences:
- a CDS encoding glycosyltransferase family 2 protein; the encoded protein is MGNPLFSILIANYNNGKFFQDCYNSIMAQTYSHWEVIIVDDASTDNSVAIIKKIIGEDTRFKVYENPENKGCGFTKRKCAELATGELCAFLDPDDAITSEALELMVAEHEKHPEASLIYSNLYFCDLYLNIQYERKSKIIENSDAYFFDFEGNVSAFLSFKKEFYSKTEGINSYLQRAVDRDLLFILYEVGPAILLDKSFYKYRIHNNGISTNQNEDKAYFWFWVTIIDAAKRRNVNIEHLFTEKALLSRREVALQKEIDGYNKSFIFKALRKLGLFKIFLKN
- a CDS encoding glycosyltransferase family 2 protein, encoding MQPSPSVSVIIPNYNHALYLKQRIESVLNQTHQDFELIILDDCSTDQSKTIIELYRKHPKVSHIIYNQQNSGSVFKQWIKGIELCQGDCIWIAESDDYASEFFLQETLSALQNDASFGMVFTKSQAVNEKGETINNTWKAKENRWEKLASFNNIIDKENLPLFLVAQMLVENASSVLFRKSQLLAINLEELSYYNNTGDRFAYIGIALNSKILYMPQPLNYMRWHEHNTTKKNVENGNIHRDRLRVLNYYFERLLHSPYKKELAVFFKNNYFFFMNHGTYVENLALLENIKKTKEISYIFYALVKGYLYLFINKKYKARILRSIYYRILLLQK
- a CDS encoding glycosyltransferase, with protein sequence MLSIIISSYHPQFYSALEKNIAETIGIPYEIIKIDNPNLMGICEAYNKGASLSKYDYLLFVHEDVIFHTKEWGQKLINHLEKENVGVVGLAGSNYVPKAPCGWFIFDEIYNFKNYIQNNKERTRRTIKQMLIPYAKVFAVDGVFMAVTKFVYNEFLFDVKVKGFHGYDTDFSLRVATRYHNYVINDVLIEHFSEGDSNKLWFDNNIQIREKIMHRYQENFDEKVESILFHAFLRRYFSYYNCNLKNIFFTLRFFPHQLTRYNKFLIFKGYMYYFFKHK
- a CDS encoding glycosyltransferase family 2 protein, coding for MNPLISVIVPCYNQAQYLDECLQSVLDQTYQNWECIIVNDGSPDHTEEVAKKWLEKDPRFKYMHKENGGVSSARNAGIAIAEGEWILPLDADDRIGNLYLELAEKEFTKDPTIIYCNAEFFGVFQRFWDISFYDYKTIKFYNQIFCSGFYKKTDWQRVNGYDDDLEFGKEDWEFWISILNKTSLVIKLDYLGFYYRRKDDSRDVNINKNVEVLNNAENYIYKKHLSKYLSESPNAIKNSLLINEKIKHYTLLLNLIHKNKITKFLFKIIKILN
- a CDS encoding GumC family protein translates to METLQPIQSSLPQRTKKLNIKKEIFKYVRVWYWFVLSFVLFAIAAKIYLRYTTPIYSSQASVYFNNSTKKSTGVIGLNDLQNMGTGGIAKNPISDEIALMKSKPILNKVVKHLNLDVTFVQEAKIKKIELYELSPFRGEIIALKDEKNFGGASYKIKALDNKRFLLANLEGKNPKSYYFDVPYDLGFGIVKISKVEGINYQDYINVNFFNYKNIAAGLEGAIMVTNLNTDTNIMDLFYRGEIPQKSEDILNELIKQYNLDADNDKKLEARNSAAFINERLQLITSELSNIEGKKTNYKRSNQIFDIETQALSSIKGLDEGTQKTLELASQLEMVNAVLRMVNAPNDQLLPTNIGVPNAAEGLITQYNELLLLKNKTLRQATPANPMIVQFNKDLSQLKSLIRESLNKSKEVISTNLGYQQGKISKYKQEMSMFPEQENFFKNIDRQQKIKEALYLYLLQKNEEISMALAVTTPKVKTLNPAYTTGVVSPNASKIMLYAYALGLLLPLLFFFVKNALDTYIHTKEDILDSVKDIPVVAEIPNIPKGAENIIGKNDLSAFAESFRILYSNVKYFFNKENKCPVILISSSIKGEGKTTISVNTALTLAQSKKVLLVGADIRNPQLKRFMHLKGEGLSEFLSNYASQPERFISESAINPNLKLIHSGAIAPNPNELLESEKFADLLDYAQQHFDYVVIDSAPMLMVGDTYNLIKYSDVLLFLMRSEYTDKEMIGFANQVSKDHAKGKMAIVLNDVSYLNLTYSNKYGYGYKYGYGYSYTADHDKKPWWKRLI
- a CDS encoding polysaccharide biosynthesis/export family protein, whose amino-acid sequence is MDKDINYNSEITQARFQGNKLMIGDVLDIKVTGYDEIAIKPFNLNTISQINNAEVGNTSSSANLNYTVDKEGEINFPTLGKIKVSGFTVDELKTDLEERLKKYLVEPIVIINQQNQKLTFLGEFNKKGMVTYSDERLNILQAIALGGGTNENSDLTNVRLIRNIDGKDQTITLDLTDYNLSNSPYYYIQNNDILYALPNRDAQIAANKTPILSKILTYSGVLGLLFAAYNFIKN
- a CDS encoding outer membrane beta-barrel protein, with amino-acid sequence MKKIFFVFAILLSGFSFAQEVKWGATANVHSSSIEGIHDFSRGRIAPSVGLFMEIPLETFQRSIYAPLRYYIYPVIEYSMEGEKTILEQGRQYFRNDYIAFALYGKFHLYRGYFENFYFMIGPRFAYNVSENRAGPTNEDAGYIGLRDDDMKKLNLSVSGAFGYVISDKVEVYLRYDQGISGVYPNYQDHKTWNRLMGLGISYYFN
- the glyA gene encoding serine hydroxymethyltransferase → MSNDIIFELIEKERQRQTHGIELIASENFVSDNVMKAMGSVLTNKYAEGYPGKRYYGGCEVVDEVETLAIERAKQLFGVEYANVQPHSGSQANAAIYLSVLKPGDTVMGMDLSMGGHLTHGSHVNFSGINFRPVFYGVEKETGLIDYNQMREVALREKPKMLIAGFSAYSRDLDYAKFREIADEVGATLWADIAHPAGLVAKGLLNSPFEHCHVVTTTTHKTLRGPRGGMIMMGKDFENTYGHKTPKGETKMMSAVLDGAVFPGTQGGPLEHVIAAKAVAYAEAIDQKFETYTKQVVANARALSQAMIDRGFDIVSGGTDNHLMLVDLRNKGVNGKETEKALVKADITCNKNMVPYDDKSPFITSGIRLGTAAITTRGLLEKDMETIADLINEVVTNIKDENTLEQVKQKVHQLMEGRALFNG